The following nucleotide sequence is from Rhodothermus sp..
CTACAGCGGCCACCGGTTTGCTTTGTACGGACAGGCCGTCTTCAATCGAATCGAGGAGATGCCCAAGCCGGTCATCGCCGCTGTTAACGGTTATGCATTGGGGGGAGGCTGCGAGCTGGCCCTGGCCTGCCATCTCCGCGTGGCAGCCGACCATGCTGTGTTCGGACAACCGGAAGTGAATCTGGGCCTGATTCCGGGCTATGGGGGTACGCAGCGCCTGCCGCGTCTGATCGGCCGCGGTTTGGCTACCGAACTGATTCTGACCGGCGAGCGCATCAGCGCGCGACGTGCCTTCGAGATCGGGCTCGTCAACCGCGTGGTGCCCATTGAGCATCTGCTGGACACAGCGCGCGAGTTGCTTTTGAAGATCGCCACGAAAGCGCCGGTGGCCGTGGCCCTGGCCCTCGAAGCATTGCGCCAGAGCGAGCTGCCTTTGCGTCAGGGCCTGCGCTTGGAAGCGGCGTTTTTCGGACAGGCCTGCGGTACAGAAGACTTTCGGGAAGGTGTAGAGGCCTTCCTGAGCCGACGCAAACCTGCTTTTAAAGGACGCTGATGAGCGTTCTGCTGCTGGTTGGAGCCTTTGTGCTGGCAATGTTAATGGCCGGTGCAGAGGCGGCCCTGGTTGCAGCCAATCGACTTCGACTGGAGGTACTGGCTCGACAGGGG
It contains:
- a CDS encoding enoyl-CoA hydratase-related protein, translated to MSTETTTLQTVRYEVDSDGIALITLNRPDKHNALNRQVLAELDRCIRQARQDEAVKGVIITGAGEKSFCAGADIQQFKELDAYSGHRFALYGQAVFNRIEEMPKPVIAAVNGYALGGGCELALACHLRVAADHAVFGQPEVNLGLIPGYGGTQRLPRLIGRGLATELILTGERISARRAFEIGLVNRVVPIEHLLDTARELLLKIATKAPVAVALALEALRQSELPLRQGLRLEAAFFGQACGTEDFREGVEAFLSRRKPAFKGR